AGCCGATAATGATTTCCAACATCCCGTCACCGTTCAAATCGGCCAAAGCAGGATCAGTAGATACTTTGTTGCCCGTGGTGTATGGAAATCCACTGGGAATGGAACCGTCAGCAGTGAACAGATAAACATGATCACTCCATGTCCCAATCACAATGTCAAACTGGTTGTCTCCATCCACATCACCCACTGCAGGGGCGGAAAAGATGGATTCATTGATTGAAATGGGAAATGAACCGTAATCAGTGCCGTCATGATTGATGACGTAAAGATATTTCTCAAAAATAGTGAAAATGATTTCCAGATCTCCGTTCCGGTCCAGATCGGCCAGGACCGGCGGTGAAACGATCATCCCGTTGGCGGAGTATTCCGCTTCTTTCACACCATCATGACTCAATATATAAAGTGTGTTGTCCATGGAGCCGAAGACCACTTCAAGCTGCCCATCTCCATCCACATCTCCAATGGCGGGGGTGGAGCGAACATTGCGGCCCGCTTTGAAAGACCATTTAAGATCGCCGTCAGCGTTAAGCACGTATAGATAGTGATCATCTGATCCCATAAGAACTTCCTGTATGCCATCTCCATCAAGGTCAATGATGGTGGGTGATGTCCTGATTATGTTGTCTGCTGTAAACGGGAAGCCGGCCTGGTTCAAACTTACATCTACTGAAAATTTCTTTGTGTCCTGGTAAATGTTGCTGCCCGATCCCTCGGCTATAACCTCCATGGAAAAAGGGATCTCATCGGGCGTCATGGCCACATCAACCTGAAACTGGAACCGGTCAGTCACATTGACACCGCTGTTTCCCGATCCGATGTCAGGAAACACCGCCTCGCTGTCGATCATAGTCACCGCCCAGTGATCTGAGGAGAGTGTTGCTGTAATGTTTTTTGCATCCGCCCACCCTTCTTCATTCACAAGGACAACTCTCATCAGTGCGATCTCTCCGGGATTGAGTACACCGTCATCATCGTTCACCGGCTGAGTGGAGTAGGAAGAGACCTTAAGCTGAGGCAGCATTCCGCTGGCGATAGCGCGGAAAACATTGAGCCGCCCTGAACCGATCTTGCCTACATAAGATGAATTGTTATCATCAATATTATCGGTACCACGGAGGACCATCTGTTCAATTTTGTCAGCCGATTCGTTTGGGTAATAAGACCAGACGAGGCCCAAGGCCCCGGCCACAAGGGGTGAAGACATGGAGGTTCCGCTCCAAGAAGCATACTTGCCATCATAGACTGTGCTGAGAATACCGGAACCCGGCGCTATAATGTCCACCCAAGTTCCATAATTGGAAAAACCGCTTTTCCTATCTGAAGAATTTGAAGAAGCAACTGAGACAACACTTCTGTAAGCGGCTGGATAGCTTTCATCTTCACTCTCCTCATTGCCTGCAGATGCGACTACAATAGCACCATAATTATCCCTGATGTTGTTGTAGAGTGCACGTTCCGAATTGGACCGTCCTCCGCCTCCCCAACTAAGATTGATTATGTGAGCACCAGCTTTTGCAGCATAGAGAACGCCTGCGGAACCACCGCCGTCAAAAGTGGAGTCCGACGGGTTATCATCGTACTGAATTTTTACCGGCATATGTTTAATGGAAAAACCAACACTTGCCATACCAATACCATTATCCGTTGTAGCTGCCACGATACCCGCAACATGTGTACCATGAGGGTTACCATTAGTGGGACCGGGATCAGGCGGCGCCATAGGATCATTGTCCGGATCATTTCCCGCTGTCTTACCAGAAACATCCCAACCGATGAGATCATCCACATAGCCATCCCCATCATCGTCAACTTCGTTCAAGTCTCCAGGATCGAGCTGCCATTGCCCGTTGATAAGCTCGATTGTGTGACCGTCACCGTCAAAATCTTCATCAAGATTTTGCCACAGATTATCCACAAGATCGGGATGATCCCATTCACAGCCACTGTCTACGACCCCTACAACAATAGTTGGATCACCTGGAAGGTCGCCCCCTTGAATATCCCATAAATCCCAGGCCTCAGGCGCCTGAATGGTTCGCAAATACCACTGGTTGTTATACCGGGGATCATCAGGTGTATAGCGAAAACGATAATTGGGAACATATTCGGCAGATCTGATGGTTGGTTCAGAAGCCAATTCGCTTCGAACGGCGCTCCTATCGACAGTTTCATCATTAAATTTGATATCGTAGTAGCGGCTCAAAAGGATATCCCCATCCCTGTCCTTGTCTGTGGCTTGAGGTAGCCATTGGCTGATCCGCGCTGCGCCATGGCGGGAGAGCAAATTATCTATGCTTTCGATACCAGTCTTGTTCGAAATCAGGTCAATTGCTTCTACATTTACACTTTCATGAAAATAGATTCTGACCACATTGTCAAGATAGACGCGTCCTTTCGGTTCAGCTACTAAAAAACAAAAACACCCCAAGAGTAAAAAATAAAATCTTCTCATGAGCACCTGTTAACGAACGATGAGAAGTTTTTTCGTCGACATAAAACCGGGCGCTTCCATTCTGTAAAAATAGACACCTGAAGCAAAGCCGCGGCCGTTAAGAAAATAGGTATAGCTTCCCGGTGCCAAAAACTTGTCATGGAGGCGGCTCACCTCTCTCCCGGTAATGTCATAGAGCTTCAGAACGACTCGTCCCTCTCTTGCAACATCAAATTTAATGAGGGTTTCCGGGTTGAAAGGATTTGGCATATTCTGACTCAGCACGAACTGCTCAGGCAGACCTATGTCGTCCTCAACACCAGCCCCCTCAATGTCGATGGCGGTGCGAATAAGGAGATCCCCTTCATAACCAAGATCGGAAAGGGGGGCCCATTCGTCAACCTCTGTGTAATAGTAGCTTCGCTCTTTCGATTCGCTACCGGTGTCAATACTGAGCGGCGGTGAATCGGCCGTCTCACCCCATGCAACATAGAATTGTCCCTCAGTGAAGGTCAACCCCGCGCCAGAAACATCTTTGATATTCCAACCCTGAGTCACCGTAGGAAAAATGAGTGTTGCGCCTATGTGATTGCCAGGCATACCATCATTGCCGTCATCATCAAAGATGGCCAGGTAGGTCAGTCCTCCTGCTTCTCTGGAGTGATATTTTAAGGTCATGAGTGTGATTGGGAAAATGTTAGAGCTGAATCTTACAGCGTACCAACTATTCTCACCCAAGGACGTTGCACCGGTCTCCGATGTGCCGTCATCATAAGCTACTTCCCTGACCGTGTCAGATCTGGGCCGGATGGTCACAGTAGAAGACATTGCACTTTCCACTTCATCAGAGGCTCCAGAGTTGTAAATCGATGTAATCCCATAGGTGTAATCAACTGCTATGAGAACCAACGAATCAGTAAAACTTGTTTTCGTCAAATATGTACCGTCCGGCAAAGGCTCGGCGAAAGACTCGCCCGGGGCGTGGCGGTAAACGTTGTAGACAGCATTCTGTCCGCCTTGTGTAGAAACCTCAACTCGGATCCCCCACTCCCCATCGGGAAGATTGTTGTTCTCTGCAGTGGTTCTCCACCGTTGCCAGGGCCCGTCTCCAAGTTTGGTCCAGGAATGTTCACTTGGGGTTGCATCTTCATCGAGCCCAGCATGCAAAAGGGTGTCTATTGCCTGAGCAATGAGGAAGTCACCCTCAAATTCCCAGTCCACTTCAATCTCGTTCCATACTGCCGAAGACCGGGACATGGTGATGTCGTAGCTCGGCTCGTCCGCCGGCTCTCCGCCCGCCACTTCATAACCGTAGACCGTAACCGTGCTCACACTGTCTGCGCCTATAAGTTTCACTTTTTTAACTATGGCAGAGGAACCGAAAGGCATCTTGAAAACATTGCCACAGAGGCCAGTACCCCCAGTCATAAAGATAGCATCTTCAAATGAACCGTCATCATAGGCTACTTCACCATCAATATCACCGCTGGGAACAGCCTCCCACGAAAGTTCCACCGTTCCGCCGCCTGTGGAGACGGTTAATCCCTTGGGAGCAGGAGCAGTTTCCACCAGCGATTTTTTCCAGACATGGAGATCGTCAATATATAGGCCCATGCTGGTGTTGCCTGTATCCCCATCGTGGTTGTCATCAGATTTGAATTCCCAGGCTACACGAATTCTGTTTCCTGCCCATTGGGACAAATCCAGCTGAACGTTCGTATCTTCATTGAAGGGACTTCCAGGACCATAGATTTCCCAGCCGTAGGTACCAGGACGACCATCGGTGCCGTAATCATAAGTAACGGCGTAGGAAGGTGCGCTAAGTTCAGCTCCGGCCCACCACGACTTGGTTCCGTCGTATCCGTTGTATTCGTTCATGTTCCAATGAGATCCCCCAGCGGGTGTGAGGACTACCTTATCGTCAGCATTGTCGTAGAGCAATGTATCCGAGCTGTTGGATACCAAAACTTCATCCACATAGAAACCACTTCTGTACAGCGTGTTATCATCCGCCGTGCTCCAACCTGGATCAGACGCAAAAACAAACCGGATTTTCACGGTATCACCGCTAAATGAGCTCAGATCAAACTCTGCGTCAACCCAGTCGTCAATTTTGTCCGTCCAGCCCGGAACGTTGCACTGGTCCAGGTTGTACTGAAAACCAAAACAGCTACTACATTCGTAGCTTGGAGTTCCTTCAATTGTAGTCCACGACATACCCTGGTCTTTTGAAACCTGAACGTTAGCGGCATCCCAACCATTTAGAACACAACCGCTGTCATCCGTGTAAGGCAGACCAGATATTGACTCAAGGCGATAAAGCAGTTTGAATGTTAGTTTGTAATCATTGCTGGTGATCTCAAGTTCCGGGGAGAGGAGATATTCCACCCATTCATTGGAGTATCCCCTGAGAGAATTGTCCATATCCTGAACCCAAAGCCTGTAATAATCTTCAAGAGAACCGTCACCATTTCCGTCTGAATCGAGCATCTCAGCCCAGACTGCAAACGAAAAATGGAGTTCTTCCAGTTCAGCGTCAATTTCAGGCAGTTGAATTATGGGGCTTAACAATGTGTCATTCTCATCTATCCCTACAGCATGATGAAAACTGTGGGTAGGGCTGTTTGAAGTCTCGGTGGTGATTTTCCAGGTGCCCTGAGTTTCCCAGTCTGCAACCCCAGACTCAAGGTCGTCGTAGAAAATGCTGGTTGTGTCCGGAAGTACAGCTGGTTGCGTACCGTGTATCAGAGTCTTTCCTGAAACATTTCGGAAGGCAGACAGACGTTTTTCTCCGCCTTTGGTTGCTTTTTTTTCATTACCGTTGGCAGTTACAATCATCAGCAGAAAAACAGGAAAAAGTCTCAGTAACAAACTTTTCATAACATCTCCAAGATTAAAGGATATTCTAAGTCCATACTTTATCTGAATTAGGCTACTTGAGCAGGATCATTTTCTTCGTCTTCCTTATGCTGCCTGCTTGAAGACGATAAATATAAATACCTGCCGGAGAATTGGCCCCGTTCCACGAAACGGCGTGATTACCGGCATCTGACGGACCCTTCAGCAGGGTTGTCACTTCGTTACCTAACAAGTCGTAAACTGTCAGTGAAACTTCGGCTTTCTCCGGGAGGGTAAATTCTATGACCGTAACAGGGTTGAACGGATTGGGATAGTTCTGCGCCAGATCAATACGGGCTGGCAAAAGATCTGAATCTTCCACA
Above is a genomic segment from Candidatus Neomarinimicrobiota bacterium containing:
- a CDS encoding T9SS type A sorting domain-containing protein, whose protein sequence is MRRFYFLLLGCFCFLVAEPKGRVYLDNVVRIYFHESVNVEAIDLISNKTGIESIDNLLSRHGAARISQWLPQATDKDRDGDILLSRYYDIKFNDETVDRSAVRSELASEPTIRSAEYVPNYRFRYTPDDPRYNNQWYLRTIQAPEAWDLWDIQGGDLPGDPTIVVGVVDSGCEWDHPDLVDNLWQNLDEDFDGDGHTIELINGQWQLDPGDLNEVDDDGDGYVDDLIGWDVSGKTAGNDPDNDPMAPPDPGPTNGNPHGTHVAGIVAATTDNGIGMASVGFSIKHMPVKIQYDDNPSDSTFDGGGSAGVLYAAKAGAHIINLSWGGGGRSNSERALYNNIRDNYGAIVVASAGNEESEDESYPAAYRSVVSVASSNSSDRKSGFSNYGTWVDIIAPGSGILSTVYDGKYASWSGTSMSSPLVAGALGLVWSYYPNESADKIEQMVLRGTDNIDDNNSSYVGKIGSGRLNVFRAIASGMLPQLKVSSYSTQPVNDDDGVLNPGEIALMRVVLVNEEGWADAKNITATLSSDHWAVTMIDSEAVFPDIGSGNSGVNVTDRFQFQVDVAMTPDEIPFSMEVIAEGSGSNIYQDTKKFSVDVSLNQAGFPFTADNIIRTSPTIIDLDGDGIQEVLMGSDDHYLYVLNADGDLKWSFKAGRNVRSTPAIGDVDGDGQLEVVFGSMDNTLYILSHDGVKEAEYSANGMIVSPPVLADLDRNGDLEIIFTIFEKYLYVINHDGTDYGSFPISINESIFSAPAVGDVDGDNQFDIVIGTWSDHVYLFTADGSIPSGFPYTTGNKVSTDPALADLNGDGMLEIIIGSDDDKLHIIDWQGKSLATYAVGGHVQSSPMVDDLDGDGTYEIIFGANDGKLYGVRYSENQLLEMSGWPFYLGGTTALKSSPVAFDLDNNGVAEVVASLTEGMLFAVNLDGTVVSSFPINLKGSVESSFTVGDLDGDGDPEIAAAASTQLVVIDVKTRAGDGTRWRMYRGGPFRTGIIYDPALSIADVPDELPIKFSVSDNYPNPFNPTTAVELSLPNERFVTAVVYDVTGREVKILASEQMNGGLHLLNWDGTEMRGNHVAAGIYLLSVRAGNDFRIRKMTLLK
- a CDS encoding T9SS type A sorting domain-containing protein, with translation MKSLLLRLFPVFLLMIVTANGNEKKATKGGEKRLSAFRNVSGKTLIHGTQPAVLPDTTSIFYDDLESGVADWETQGTWKITTETSNSPTHSFHHAVGIDENDTLLSPIIQLPEIDAELEELHFSFAVWAEMLDSDGNGDGSLEDYYRLWVQDMDNSLRGYSNEWVEYLLSPELEITSNDYKLTFKLLYRLESISGLPYTDDSGCVLNGWDAANVQVSKDQGMSWTTIEGTPSYECSSCFGFQYNLDQCNVPGWTDKIDDWVDAEFDLSSFSGDTVKIRFVFASDPGWSTADDNTLYRSGFYVDEVLVSNSSDTLLYDNADDKVVLTPAGGSHWNMNEYNGYDGTKSWWAGAELSAPSYAVTYDYGTDGRPGTYGWEIYGPGSPFNEDTNVQLDLSQWAGNRIRVAWEFKSDDNHDGDTGNTSMGLYIDDLHVWKKSLVETAPAPKGLTVSTGGGTVELSWEAVPSGDIDGEVAYDDGSFEDAIFMTGGTGLCGNVFKMPFGSSAIVKKVKLIGADSVSTVTVYGYEVAGGEPADEPSYDITMSRSSAVWNEIEVDWEFEGDFLIAQAIDTLLHAGLDEDATPSEHSWTKLGDGPWQRWRTTAENNNLPDGEWGIRVEVSTQGGQNAVYNVYRHAPGESFAEPLPDGTYLTKTSFTDSLVLIAVDYTYGITSIYNSGASDEVESAMSSTVTIRPRSDTVREVAYDDGTSETGATSLGENSWYAVRFSSNIFPITLMTLKYHSREAGGLTYLAIFDDDGNDGMPGNHIGATLIFPTVTQGWNIKDVSGAGLTFTEGQFYVAWGETADSPPLSIDTGSESKERSYYYTEVDEWAPLSDLGYEGDLLIRTAIDIEGAGVEDDIGLPEQFVLSQNMPNPFNPETLIKFDVAREGRVVLKLYDITGREVSRLHDKFLAPGSYTYFLNGRGFASGVYFYRMEAPGFMSTKKLLIVR